Below is a window of Brachyspira hampsonii DNA.
GATTGCTGATGATGATGCTGATGGTATGGTAGGAGGAGCTGTTTATTCTACAGGTGAAATGCTTAGAGCTGCTTTATTTTTAATCGGACTTAAAAAAGGAATTAGAACTTTATCATCTACATTCTTCCTTGAAAGCCCTGATAAATCTTTATTTACAAATGGTATATCATGTTTTGCTGACTGTGCGGTTATACCTGAACCTACACCTGAACAGCTAGCTGATATTGCTAAAGCTACAGCTGAATCTTATAGGAATATGACAGGAAATGAGCCTAAAGTTGCTTTACTTTCATTTTCTACTAAAGGTTCTGCTGAACATGAATCTATTACTAGAGTTAGAGAAGCTAAAAAAATATTAGATTCACAAGATGTTGATTTTGTTTATGACGGAGAAATGCAGTTAGATGCGGCTATGATTGAAAGAGTTGCTGCTCAAAAAGCTCCGGGTTCTCCTATTAAAGGCGATGCTAATGTATTTATATTCCCAGAATTAAACTCAGGAAATATTGGACACAAAATAGCTCAAAGAGTAGGAAAATGTACTGCTATAGGTCCTATGCTTCAAGGTATAGCTAAGCCTGCTAATGACCTTTCAAGAGGATGTTCTGCTCAGGATATTGCTGATTTGGCTGTTATAACTTCTTTACAAGCTAAATAATTAATTTAATAGATTATCATTATTCATGGCTGTCAATTAATTCATTGGCAGCCATTATTATATAATAATATTTTATTTTAGATTGTATTTACAGTGTAAATTAATGTAATATTACTTTATTTCTTCCGAGATGTTTTGCTTCATACATTGCCGTATCAGCATTTTTTATAGTATCTGCTATAGGTTTTTTAGATGTACCTTTATGTTCGGCAATACCTATGCTCACAGTTACATTTATAACAGCAGATTCATAATTAAATCTTTTCTTCTCTACAGTTTTTCTTATTCTTTCTGCTACTATATAGGCTTGTTCTTTCTTAGTATTAGGACATATAACAATAAATTCTTCACCCCCATAGCGAATGGCTATATCACTTTTTCTAAGCATATTCGTATTATCAGAACTATTGCTTAATAATCTTCCTATTTCATGAAGAACTATATTACCGCAGTCATGTCCGTATATATCATTAATATCCTTGAAATGATCAAGATCCATAAATATAATAGATATACTATGTTTATATCTTTTAGCTCTTTCTACTTCTTCTTCTATTATCTTGTTGAAATATCTTACATTAAATAAACCTGTTAAAGGATCTATAGTCGATTGAGCATGCAAAGTGTCAATTTCCTTCATCAATTTCTTTATTACTTTATCTTTTTCTATAGAAGATTTCTTTTCTATTTCATTAATAGCAACGTTCAGGTTACGCATTCTTATTTTTATTATATTTTCATATATATCGTATATATTGATGATTCCAATTGGGTAATTGTCATTATTTATTATGATTAAGTAATCAATTTTTTTTTCTTTCATGATATCGAATGCAACTGTAATATCATCTTCAGGATGTGCTATTACAAGATTTTTATTCATAAAAACTGATATTGCTTTATTAAAAATATTTTTGGAATCTTTTTTATTGACATTTTTTAATATATTTACTAATAGTTCATTATAATTAATAATTCCAACTATTTTATCAAAATCATTGATAACGGCTAATATTTTATTAGAGGATTTAGATACAAGAGAAGCCACCTCTAGCAGAGTAGAGTCTTTTTTTATGACTTCAATTCTATTTTCCATTACCGATTTTATAATATTTTTATACATTAAAAAGTACCTTGTATAATATACAAAATATATTTTATATTATCATATATAGGCTTTTATTTCAATATGTTTTTTGTATATATCAATAGCCTATTAAAATAGTAAAATGATGTTTTTTATCTTGATTTTTTTATTTTATAAAGTATCATATTTAAAAAGTTTTCATAATTTTTGAGATTTGAATGAGAAAAATAAATATTCTTGTAGTATTAGTATTTATATTTTCAAAGATTGTTTTTGCAGATATAAATACTCTTTTTAATATGGATATATATGAAAGGAATTTACCAATTAATACTAATACAGGTATTTACAGTAATGAACTTTTTATAGAACAAACTGCTTTGGGGGGATATAACCACATAAAATTTAATTTAGAAACTAGATTATATTATAGATTATATTTTTATAAGAATGCCACAAATTTTTTGTTTAAGAATACAAAAGTTGATTTCGGTGTAGAGAATAATTTTTCATTGTCTTCTGATATGATTGGGCTGTATGCTGATGTGAAGCCATTATCTTTTCTAGGTGTTAGGGTGAGCGGATATGCTGATTTTATGTTTAATGCTATGAATTTTGGTTATGCTGGATTTGATAGTAAAGATGTTAGCTATTCTTTTGATGAATTATATGGTATGTCAAAGGGTGATGCGTTTGGATATATAATAAATATTTCTCCGTATTTTATATTTAAATTTGATAATTTTATTTTGATAAATAATCTGAATATGTCTTATGTGAATGTTGGGGATAAAAAATATTATTATGATCCTAGAACTTCAATATTGCATGCGAAAAGTGAATTTGAATTAATCAATGATTTTTTTCTTTTAGGAAGAATAAGTATGTTTTATATAGGCGGATATTACGGACTTACATATTTAGTTAATTCAAAACATTTATCGCATAAATTTGGTATGGCTGGTATTATAAACTTTAAATTTTTAAAAGAAACTTTAATTTTGAATATAGGAGCATCTGCAGGACTGCATGTAGGACTTCCTCATTATAATAATACGACATTTATAGAATTTAAGATGTCTTTAGGTTATAAGATACTATAAAACTAAAAGAGTGTTTATGATAAATAGAAAATTGTTTCCTGATAAATATTTATTAATAATATATATAGCTTTACTTGTAGCTGGATTAGTTTCCATATATGGAGCACAAACAATACATGAACCTAATACTGCATATTTTTCTAATCATTTGAAATTATTATCATTTATGTTTGTTCTTACTATTATTATGTTGCTAGTTCCTGATTTCTTTAGTTTTTTGGATAAGATGGTTCCTCTTATTCTGATTTTTACTTTGGTGCTTCTTATATGGGTATGTTTATTTGGTATAACAGTTGCCGGCAGTTATGCAAGAAGATGGCTTCTTCTTCCTTTAGGCATTACTATACAGCCTTCAGAAATTGCTAAAATAACATGCAGTATATATTTTGCTAGTGTCTTAAGTAAGAAAGGAGAAAAACTTATTGATATAAAAAGGGGATTATTTCCGCCGCTTCTGATTTTAATAATAGTTTCAGGACTTATTTTGATAGAACCAGATTCCGGAACAGCACTTTTGTTTTCTATAGTTGGTTTTGCCATATTCTTTTACGGCGGAATACCTCTAAGATCTATATTGCTTTCAGGTGTTTTTTTATTAATTCTTTTTGCCATTTTTATTTTTAATACGCCGTATATGAGAAGCAGAGTTGTATCATATTTAGACCCTCAGAGTCAGCCTGAAGAAGAAGTTTATCAAATAAGAAGGGCTAAGCTGGCATTTAATTATGGTGGAGTTACAGGGATTCCTGATGAATATATAGCTGATGTTAGTACGCATTTACCTGCTGCTTTAACTGATTTTATATATGCTTCTGTATCGCAAAGGTACGGATTGGTAGGGAATTTGATTATACTGCTTTTATTTTTATCATTTACTATTAGGGGATTTATAATATCGTCACGCACTAAGGATCTGTTTTTAAAAAATCTTTCATTTGCTATTACGATGTTCATTAGTGTGCAGGCATATTTAAATATAATGGTGGCTACACTTATGCTGCCTACTACAGGTATGACACTTCCTATCATTAGTTATGGGAGAAATGCTTTAGTTGTTAATATGATAATGATAGGTATCTTATTAAAAATAACTCAAAGGAGAGAACAATGAATGTAATTTTATGCGGAGGAGGAACTGCCGGACATATAACTCCTGCTATTTCTATATATGATTATATGAAAAAAGAAGGACATAAACCTAGACTTGTTGTTGCTCAAAAGGATTATCATTTGATACCGGGAAATTATGATTTTAATACTATAAATATTAATTCTCCGGGTAATTTCTTTAAGAAAATAATATTTATATTAAAATTTATACCTGCTTTGTTAAAATCATATAATATAATAAAAAAGCATAATCCTGATTGTGTAATAGGTATGGGGGGCTTTGTATCATTTCCTATGCTTTATGCTGCTAAGACTAAAAATATACCTATATTTTTATGCGAACAAAATTCTATACCCGGCAAAGTTAATAGAATGTTTTATAAAGATGCTAAAAGAGCATATTTAACTTTTTCAAAGACTTTAGAGTTTATGCCTAATGGAAAAGTTTTTGGAAATCCTGTGAGAAATGATTTCTTTGTAGTTCATAGAGAAAGTGCAAGAATCGTTATGAAATTAAAAGAAGATGATAAACTTTTAGTTGTTATGGGAGGTTCTCAGGGGGCTTTGAAATTAAATGAATTATTTTTTGAATGCATAAAAGATATAAAAGCTAAGGTTAATAATTTGTATATAGTATGGCTTGCTGGTCCTAAATGGGCTAATGATATGATTGCTAAAGTGAATAATGCTAAATTTGAAAATGTTTTTGTGCATAGTTATTATAAAGATATGGCAAATTTACTTCATGCTGCGGATTTTGTTATATCAAGGGCGGGAAGCAGTTCTATCAGTGAGATATTAGCTGTTAATGTTCCTTCATTATTGGTGCCTTTTCCTTATGCCACAGATAATCATCAGTATTTCAATGCTTTGGATTTACTTAATAAGGATATGGCATATTTGATAGAGGAGTCTGATTTGGATAAGGAAAAATTAGAAAATGTTATTATAAATAATTTGAATAATGATGAAAGATTGAAAAAAATGAGGGAAAATATTAAAAGTAATTGGAGTGCAAGGGCTGTATCTTCAATAGTTGATGATATAACTGAAGTTTTAGGAAAAAAATAATTAAATATTGAGGAATATATGTTTACAAAGAGAAAAGAAAAGATACATTTTATAGGAATCGGCGGAATTGGAATGAGTGCTATAGCAAGTGTATTAAATGCTATAGGTTTTACTATAACAGGCAGTGATTTGGCTAAAACAGCGAAAACAGAATCTTTGGAATCTGCGGGAATAAAAGTATATTATGGACATAAGGCTCAAAATATAGAAGATGATGTTACGGCAGTTGTAACTTCATCGGCGATAAGCCCTACTAATGAAGAAATTATAGAAGCAAAAGCAAAAAAGATAACAGTTATACCTAGGGGAGAAATGCTTGCAGAACTTATGCGTTTGAGATACGGTATAGCAATATCAGGATCTCATGGTAAAACTACTACAACATCTCTCATAAGTCAGATAATGATGCATGCAGGACTTAACCCTGTTTGTATAATAGGAGGAAATCATTTTAATTTGAAAAGCAATGCTGCTTGTAATGATTTAAGCAGTGAGTATATGGTATGCGAGGCAGATGAGAGCGACGGAAGTTTTTTAAGACTTTCTCCTGTTATTAATGTAGTTACTAATATAGATAATGATCATTTGGATTATTATGGAAATGTTGAGGCTTTGAGAGTTGCTTTTTTAGAGTTTATTAATAAAGTTCCTTTTTACGGATGTTCATTTTTATGTTTTGAGGATAATGTTGTAAAAGACTTATCAAAAAGTGCTAATAAAAAATATTATTCTTATGGATTTTCAAAGGATTATGATTTTTATGTTGATAAAGATTCTATTAGGGTAGAAGCACCAACGACATATTTTACTGCATATCATAATGATAAATGTTTGGGAGAGTTTTCTGTTCCGCTTATAGGAATTCATAATGTATTAAATTCTTTGGCTTCCATAGGTGTAGGTGTTCATCTGGGTATAGAGATTGATGATATAAAAGAAGGCTTAAAAACTTTTGAGGGTGTAGGAAGAAGATTGAATAAGCTTTATGATAAAGAGATAACTTTATTTGATGATTATGCTCATCACCCAACAGAAATAAAAGCTACACTTTCATCGGTAAAAAATGCTTATAAAAACAGGAGAATAATAGCAGTATTCCAGCCGCATAGGTACAGCAGAACAGAACTTCTTCTTAATGATTTTGAGTCTGCATTTAATGATGCTGATGAAGTGATTATTAGTGATATTTATGCAGCAGGAGAAGCACCTATAGCAGGAATAAGCGGTGAAATTATATGCGATGTAGTGAGAAGACAAAATGATCATATAAGATATGTTCCAAATATAGAAGATTTATTGCCGGTGCTTGATGATATTAAAAAAGACGGAGATATAATATTAACTTTGGGGGCTGGCAATATAGTAAGGATTAGTAATGAATATGCAAGAAAATTACAAAATAGTTGAGAGCTTTCTCAAAGAAAAAAATATAGAATATTATATAAATCAGGCTTTTAGTAAATTCAGCAGTTTTAATGTAGGAGGAAATATTGATTTATATATTATAATAAAAAAAATATCTGATTTTTTAGAGCTTGCTGATTTCTTCTATAAAAATGTTATTGATTATTTTGTGATGGGTGATACTAGTAAGGTTATAGTTTCTGATAATGGTTATAATGGAATAATAGTTTCATTGGAAGGAGAATTTGAATCTTTTGAGTTTTTGGAAGATGGGGTGTTAAAATCTAATAGTTCGGCTATTTTAGAGAGACTTTCTCATGAATCAAGAATTAGAAATTTATCAGGATTAGAATTTGTGGCTTTGGTTAATACTAGAATCGGTGCTGCTATATATGATAAATTTGAATCTTTTGGCATATCTCTGCTTAATTTTGTTAAATCTGTAAAATTATTTAATAAGCAGGATTGTACTGTAGCGGAATTAAGTAAAGATGAATATTCAGCTTTAACTGATAAGGAAAAAAGATTTATAATCATATTATCAGCAGTATTAGTATTGGAAAAAGACAGCCCTGAAAGTATTGATAATAGAATAGATTGGTTTAG
It encodes the following:
- a CDS encoding FtsW/RodA/SpoVE family cell cycle protein — protein: MINRKLFPDKYLLIIYIALLVAGLVSIYGAQTIHEPNTAYFSNHLKLLSFMFVLTIIMLLVPDFFSFLDKMVPLILIFTLVLLIWVCLFGITVAGSYARRWLLLPLGITIQPSEIAKITCSIYFASVLSKKGEKLIDIKRGLFPPLLILIIVSGLILIEPDSGTALLFSIVGFAIFFYGGIPLRSILLSGVFLLILFAIFIFNTPYMRSRVVSYLDPQSQPEEEVYQIRRAKLAFNYGGVTGIPDEYIADVSTHLPAALTDFIYASVSQRYGLVGNLIILLLFLSFTIRGFIISSRTKDLFLKNLSFAITMFISVQAYLNIMVATLMLPTTGMTLPIISYGRNALVVNMIMIGILLKITQRREQ
- the pta gene encoding phosphate acetyltransferase; the encoded protein is MASFMDNLKEKAKSNPKTIILAEGYDERHVKAAVILEKEQLVKGLILVGDTAKIQSLAKENSLKLDDGFVRIFDPAKEAKTEEYIEMLFKAREKKGMTKDHAKDLITNHSIYAAAAMIADDDADGMVGGAVYSTGEMLRAALFLIGLKKGIRTLSSTFFLESPDKSLFTNGISCFADCAVIPEPTPEQLADIAKATAESYRNMTGNEPKVALLSFSTKGSAEHESITRVREAKKILDSQDVDFVYDGEMQLDAAMIERVAAQKAPGSPIKGDANVFIFPELNSGNIGHKIAQRVGKCTAIGPMLQGIAKPANDLSRGCSAQDIADLAVITSLQAK
- a CDS encoding diguanylate cyclase encodes the protein MYKNIIKSVMENRIEVIKKDSTLLEVASLVSKSSNKILAVINDFDKIVGIINYNELLVNILKNVNKKDSKNIFNKAISVFMNKNLVIAHPEDDITVAFDIMKEKKIDYLIIINNDNYPIGIINIYDIYENIIKIRMRNLNVAINEIEKKSSIEKDKVIKKLMKEIDTLHAQSTIDPLTGLFNVRYFNKIIEEEVERAKRYKHSISIIFMDLDHFKDINDIYGHDCGNIVLHEIGRLLSNSSDNTNMLRKSDIAIRYGGEEFIVICPNTKKEQAYIVAERIRKTVEKKRFNYESAVINVTVSIGIAEHKGTSKKPIADTIKNADTAMYEAKHLGRNKVILH
- the murC gene encoding UDP-N-acetylmuramate--L-alanine ligase codes for the protein MFTKRKEKIHFIGIGGIGMSAIASVLNAIGFTITGSDLAKTAKTESLESAGIKVYYGHKAQNIEDDVTAVVTSSAISPTNEEIIEAKAKKITVIPRGEMLAELMRLRYGIAISGSHGKTTTTSLISQIMMHAGLNPVCIIGGNHFNLKSNAACNDLSSEYMVCEADESDGSFLRLSPVINVVTNIDNDHLDYYGNVEALRVAFLEFINKVPFYGCSFLCFEDNVVKDLSKSANKKYYSYGFSKDYDFYVDKDSIRVEAPTTYFTAYHNDKCLGEFSVPLIGIHNVLNSLASIGVGVHLGIEIDDIKEGLKTFEGVGRRLNKLYDKEITLFDDYAHHPTEIKATLSSVKNAYKNRRIIAVFQPHRYSRTELLLNDFESAFNDADEVIISDIYAAGEAPIAGISGEIICDVVRRQNDHIRYVPNIEDLLPVLDDIKKDGDIILTLGAGNIVRISNEYARKLQNS
- a CDS encoding UDP-N-acetylglucosamine--N-acetylmuramyl-(pentapeptide) pyrophosphoryl-undecaprenol N-acetylglucosamine transferase, giving the protein MNVILCGGGTAGHITPAISIYDYMKKEGHKPRLVVAQKDYHLIPGNYDFNTININSPGNFFKKIIFILKFIPALLKSYNIIKKHNPDCVIGMGGFVSFPMLYAAKTKNIPIFLCEQNSIPGKVNRMFYKDAKRAYLTFSKTLEFMPNGKVFGNPVRNDFFVVHRESARIVMKLKEDDKLLVVMGGSQGALKLNELFFECIKDIKAKVNNLYIVWLAGPKWANDMIAKVNNAKFENVFVHSYYKDMANLLHAADFVISRAGSSSISEILAVNVPSLLVPFPYATDNHQYFNALDLLNKDMAYLIEESDLDKEKLENVIINNLNNDERLKKMRENIKSNWSARAVSSIVDDITEVLGKK
- a CDS encoding UDP-N-acetylenolpyruvoylglucosamine reductase encodes the protein MNMQENYKIVESFLKEKNIEYYINQAFSKFSSFNVGGNIDLYIIIKKISDFLELADFFYKNVIDYFVMGDTSKVIVSDNGYNGIIVSLEGEFESFEFLEDGVLKSNSSAILERLSHESRIRNLSGLEFVALVNTRIGAAIYDKFESFGISLLNFVKSVKLFNKQDCTVAELSKDEYSALTDKEKRFIIILSAVLVLEKDSPESIDNRIDWFRYIRGSVAPTEASIGPVFDDFYDVKAYEMVERVGGLDMKFGAMRWHRRFPNYIINESLYDSKNESTAEDVINLIEDTRKKIEQHYAFNPKINIVLLS